TGGTCAACGGCAGCGGCCTGAGCAGTTCACGCTGGGGCCTGCGCGGTGCTGAAGACCTCGGCGGCGGTTTGTCCGCAGTGTTCACGCTGGAAGGCGCCTTTGATATTTCCACCGGCGCTGTCGCTACCATTGCTCCCCAAGGTAACACCCTGTTTGGCCGTCAGGCATTCGTCGGCCTGAAAGGCGGTTTCGGTACCGTCAGCCTGGGTCGTCATACCACCGCTTACGACACCTTGCGCGGCATAACTAACAACATCTACAACTCCCCCACTTTTGCTACCACGGCGAGCGTGTGGGGCGTTGGCGTTCAGGATTACCAGGTCCGTGCCAGCAATTCCGTTGCCTACACCTCGCCAGACTTCGCCGGCATCAGCGGTGCAGTCGTTTACGGCCTTGGCGAGAACAAGACCGCTACGACCGATGCTGAAAACAGCGCCAGCTTGCACATCAAGTACGCCAACGGCCCTTTGCTGGTGGGTTACGCGCACCAGCGCGAAAAACAAGTCGCCGGCGGCAACTTTTTCGGCACGTCCACGGGTGTACCAGCTCCTGTTACTACCGTTACCGATACCCGCAAGTACAACTCGCTGGGCGCTTCCTATAACTTCGGCGTTGCCAATCTGACCGGTGGCTACAACACTGCCAAGAGCAATACTCGCAAAGACAAGGAATACCAACTCGGCGTGAGCGTACCGTTTGGTGCTGCTGCCCTGGCAGCCGGTTACAGCCGCGCCAAGAGCGAAGGCGCCGCTGGCCTGGCCGCCCTCAAGGGCACTGGCTTCACCCTGCTCGGCACGTACAACCTGTCCAAGCGCACGACCGCGTATGCTGCCGTGATCAACACCAAGCG
This genomic interval from Polaromonas hydrogenivorans contains the following:
- a CDS encoding porin, which gives rise to MNSQPWYRTTTRWRQTNLVEIDPARYDDAFLEKFSMKKTLIALAALGAMAGVAHAQSTVTLYGVADAYVGQVTTKTQVGAAAETRLSQNVVNGSGLSSSRWGLRGAEDLGGGLSAVFTLEGAFDISTGAVATIAPQGNTLFGRQAFVGLKGGFGTVSLGRHTTAYDTLRGITNNIYNSPTFATTASVWGVGVQDYQVRASNSVAYTSPDFAGISGAVVYGLGENKTATTDAENSASLHIKYANGPLLVGYAHQREKQVAGGNFFGTSTGVPAPVTTVTDTRKYNSLGASYNFGVANLTGGYNTAKSNTRKDKEYQLGVSVPFGAAALAAGYSRAKSEGAAGLAALKGTGFTLLGTYNLSKRTTAYAAVINTKRESGTTAAFTTTKVLTSAVGIRHTF